The genomic stretch TAGTATGAGAGCAGAGGCAGGCTTAAAGGTAGACTAGTGCATAGCAAGCAGATTGTATAGATCAACCACCTCAATTTCCAGATCCTCCTGAAAGACTTGGTGTATATTGCATTTTGGTGCATCAGGAGAAAACAGAAGCTAGATGAGAGAAGGGCATTTTCTAGGTCAGTgctcctcaaactgtgggttggggcccagtaggtgagtcatgagccaattttaggtgggtccctattcatttcaatattttatttttgatatattagacttgatgctactatggtatgtgactgcgtttggggaaatgttacagacctgtgcttttaacatatattcttttaacaatgagagtctatgggacttactcctgggtaagtgtgggtaggattgcagcctaggattgttaaaaattttcctgcttgatgttacttccagtgggtcctgacagattctcattctaaaaagtgggtcctggtgctaaatgtgtgagaaccactgttctaggtagATTTCACTCTCTTTCCTTCACCCTCACTTTAGTCTCCAAACAGATACTTCAAAAATCTGAGTGGATGTTGTTGTCTGCATGTAAAGTGGCCACCAGATGTTGCCAGTAGCAAATTCCATTTGAGCAAAACATCTGCAGGAATGTTCAGAGATCTTAATTTTATATAAGCAAAAttgctctttggggggggggaagaaggggacatGGGGTTTTCGCACATCTGCTCCTGTGTGTTGCTTGCTAGTGTGTATGTAAATGGGGTCATATCTAGAACAGAAAGATAACATGGGCATCAGAGGCTAAGGAAGACCAAAATGCACTCTTGTAGAAtgataattttgtgtgtgtgtgtgtgtgtgtgtgtgtgtgtgtgtgtgtgtgtgtgttttcaatttGCACAAGCACAGCAACATCTAAGTAAAACTCAAAATAAAGAATGTCTGCTCAACATTAAGCCTCCACCTGAGCTTTCTTGCATGAAGTATCCACTAATTCTTATGTTTGACAACAAACTTTTCAGTTCTGAATGAACCAGTTCGACTTGTCTGCCTTTCTCTGGGCCACCTTACTTCTCCCACCCCCCCATGCCTTCCAGTGCTGTGTCGAAGGAACCAAGCAAGACAACTGCACTTGGGGGTATGCAAGGAAGACACTCTGGAAGCTAACCTGAGATGGAAGAGCAGACTTTGCCTCAAGTGAATAAAGCAATGAGGCTGCTGTACAAGGCTAGACTTGCAGCTCCTCAGGGCATGGCAGAACCTGTGCTTCTTGGGAGCTGGGGCTGAGCTGATGGTTGGTGTGTTTCCCTCTCCTACAGTGGGTGGTGGGATATCCACACATCCTTTCAGTTGGAGTTTTCTGCCCTTATGGTAAGAGTTTGCTGCTGGTTCAAGTGATCCTTTAACATCCAGCCCTCAATCAAGATTTCAGACCATTAAGACTGTCTTGTTTTTTAGCACTCTTATAAATGCTAGAGCTTTGTCTTGCCTTGAGGCTAAAAGCGACTCATTTATGGCAGAGCTGGGCCTCAGATCTAGGAGAATGAGATTAACTCAGGGCACACTAGCCCTGAACCTGTTATCAGCTAACTCAGATAGCATCATGTAAGCTATTCTATTCAGGCATAAAGTACCTCTGCTTTCACAAATGGGCAACACCTAATCAAAGCACCCAGTAGCAGTGACTGTGTGGCTGCCTCTTTGTCTTGCTCATCCTGCAATCTGATAAGGCCCATGCCACCCACTCCTTTCAGCCATTTTCTGGTCCTGCCTGCTAGGGCTTTCAGGCCTCTTGTAAGCAACAGATGGGCACAAAGGAAAGTAATATCTGTGATTCATCTCTGTGAATACTGTCTGAGCTGGCATATAGGTGTGCCCAGCAGTCAACAGCTGCTTGTTCCTGTCTGCCCAAGAAAGAGAACAAAAGCTGATccgaagtttgggggagggggcgtcACCAGTGGCATGCATATTCATTCGTGCTCTATCAAACTTCTGTAGAACCAAGGATCAAAGTCTTCAAGCAGGATATATCCTGCTTGCCCAGTAGTTTTCCACTTGGGGTCTGCATCAAGTTTCCAGGCCCTGATGTATGACCTTGTTAACAAATCTGGAATGTTCTGGCATGGGCTTGAAATGGAGGGGCCAATAAAGAAAAACTTCTGGTGGCTCTCAGCAAAAAGTGGGTAACCAGGTACTTTACTGTGGCTGGCGATAACAGCAGGGTACTATCACTGCCCGGCCTCCTTCACTGCTCTATAAGCATTGGCAACGCAACATGCTTGTGTCGGGCAACTTTGATCTGCTACAGCTACCTAACAAGACTGTGCTTGAGACAAAGGGCTAATAAAAGGCTTTCTGTGTACTAATAAAAGTCCTCTATATGCCTCCCTCCTTACCTGATTCAACTAACCAGTGCTACAGTGTGTTAGGTGTGAGTTCTGCAGGACCATTCTGGCCCTGTTTagtttctttctccctctccccctagCAAGTTCTAATTCGTTCTAGTGCTGCTGGTTTAGTCAGTGAACAAGATACTGTGCAGCTGGGACACCCTAGCCAGGCAGATAAAGTTTATGTTCTTGGAAAACGAAATTGAGACCACCACCATCACCTTGCAAACTAGCAAATGGCCTTCTGATTCTTGAATTGTGAGCTGCCTCGTTCTTATAGCTTGCCACGTTGGCCTCTTTGTTACCCAAGGGGCATGGAACTACAGGGGGAAACTGATCACAAACCAGTAGTGCAAGCTGGCTCTGGTTCTTAGAAGATGGAGGGTAAATGCACTCTGATGAAATCATGCAGGATGACATCTGACCCTTCGCAAAGTCACTTTGGCTTTTATGTACTATAGAGGAGCTTATCTGCTGCCAGTGGTAGTATGCTAATGCCCATATCTGGGGCTGTATTAGGCCCCAGCATTGAGGCCCTTTTTATTTTCAAAGGGCAGCTGCTGAGTTTGCTTTTTAAACTCTGTTCTTGATGGAGCACTTAATTCAAGTGAGTTAGTATTTATgaccaaaaaaaacccctttgaTCCTCTGTCAGCAGAATTTTCAGATGGGGAAGCAAACAAATCTATCAATTCCAACCTTTTGTGTAACGATGGTATTTGAATTCAAAGGCTTAGCGAAGCAAACAATGCCATTTTAAATATGGCTGGCTTGAGGCATCAGCGCTGTGTGGAAGATGGGTCAGAAATTAACTCTACCTACTGACGATGTAGGGCAGCATAGCAGTCTGTTTCAAGCCCTGGACTGGGGTTTTCACCTGGAGAAGTGCTTCTCTTTGAAAACAGACAACTGGAGACAATTCAGCTTCATGCTCTACTGGCTCCTCTCTGCCCACAACTAGCTCCTGCTGCACAGGACAGAACTTGTGGTTTGTCCCACAGCAgctggtgggtgggcaggtggaggaCCAGGGCAGCAAATAAAGTGGTTGCATGGCCTCCTGCTGTAGGTGCATGCACAGTCAACAAACAAACCAGCATTGCTAGCAATTGTTTATGGTCCTCTTTTAATTTGGCTGATCAGACTGCAAAGGCTACCATCTTAGAATTCTCTCTTGAGCCTCTGGTTGCTCAGGATTGTtccctttgctttctctttcttagGTGAGAGAAACTGAGACTATGGACCCAAAGCTATATGCAGAAGAAATTTCTGGAGACTTGCCAGACGATGAGGACTCAAGGCTCGACCTTATAATAGATGAAGAAGATGACTATGAAGTCTCTGGTTCAGGAGACAGAGGTAACTCTTGCTCTGAATTGTGCTGCTTCAAGATTGCACAGCTTTTTGCATGTATAAATCTGTGGTGCTCTCACCTGAGCTTAAGCTGAAGACATCTTTAATAATTTTGGATTGTGTTCTATTGGGTACCTTGCTGAATATAATCTGACTAATTTTGGAGGGAGAACAAATATCTCCAGGTTTGGGGGCCAGGCTGGGGGCCAGAATTTCCTTTTAGGGGCATGTGTGGGCTCTAGCAGTGGTTGTCCTTTGCAATCTAAAAACCTGTTCAGGTCCTTTGGCTCATGTGCCAGACTTAGAAGTAAAACAAAGTCCCTTCTTTCATGTAAGTCCAACAGCTGGGAATGTGCCCTGTGTTTGTCTGAAGCAGCCAGTCTTTGAAATGTGCTTGAGCCAGAGTAGTGTCTGACTAGGACATGGAAGATTCACTGATGATTTTTACTGGATGATCACACTTGTTAGCCTTACCTACATCACAGGGCAAtcgtgaggataaaatgggggaagACCATGTTTACTGCCCTGAATTTCCTTgcagaagggtgggataaatTAACTGACCTGTACCAACTAGGTAACCCTATCTGTGCTAGGCAACTTTGATGAAAATGCTTGCTCTAGCATTTGACTCTGTTTCAGATCACACTGACATGAGTCTCAAAGACTTAGCTGTCTTCCTTCCCAAATTTTGCCTGATTGTAGGATATTCTATCCTTGATGCTTTCTGATTTGTTCGGTTTTTTCCAAATCTCCCAGCACAAACACATTCCAGCAATTTGTTGCCCTCTTACACATCATGTTCtcaagagggggggaaaaacaagcTCTGAAACTAGCACACAACAAGTTGAGGCAGATCTGGTGGTTTTAGATGAGCCAATTATCCTCAAGGAATGGGTGTTTGACTTGCTTTTAAAAGGAGCTGCCCTCTTTTCAAACTGCATGCTGTGTGGACTTGCAGTGCAAGTCCTTGTAACTGCTGCTGGGACCAAGATTCACTAagttgggggaggagaggggtgtGGAGTAGGTCAGACGTCACCTGTGGAAAGAGGGTGTAGCTTTCATGATGTCAGTAATATATTTGGCACGAGCTAGCCAGAAGAACACAAATGCAGAATACAGTAAAGGCATGTAAAACTATGACAGTTTATAAAAGTTAAATATTTTTCTGTATTATACAGATGACATCGACACTGAAGATCCCTTGGCCACAGTTATTAGTCCTGAGGTAAGTATTACCGGTGCATTCCACAGGAAGTCTACCATTGGCAAAGCAGCAAGAGTGAAGTAGATAATCTGTTGGTGATTTACAGCAGAGGACTTACTCCTCGCATATTCTATTTTTAGATAGTACGTTCAGGTCctggaaaaaaaaccagaaaatcaTACCTACCAAAATGTGGTGTTGAAACACCATAGTTACTTTGGGAATGCCAAGTGGCAATAGGTTTATGTAGATATGCACACTGCCTATCCATGGGATGTGCAAGCAGTGCATCTTGAAGACCTCCAAGTATGCATTCTACAAGTGAACAGAAAGTATATGTGCAGTTAAGAGCATAATGTAGTAATGATTGAGAGTGTTGTCCATTTTGAGCTTACTCTGTATGTTGTACAGCATGGCAGAGATGCTCCTTTTCTATATAAACTCATGCTACTTGCCCTCCATTCTAGCATAGAGCTGGTCTTTAACCATGTCTCACCATACTGCTGGCCCTTGGGTATCACTGGTTCACAGTAGAAGAGGTAGATGCTAACTAATAAGAGCTGCCTTATCACTTTAAAATGGTGCCTTCAGCTATGTACTAAGAGGTGTgactttttcctttttattcagGTCTCCTTAGACAACTTTATCCCTGGTGATAACAAAGGAACAAAGGATATAAATGAACCAGCTGTGATAGAAAATGACATCGTTGTTGGCAACAATGCTGCATCTCCTGAAGAAGATCTGTCCAACAAGATCTCTATGGCCAGTACAGCCAATGGCAGCATCTTTGAGCGAACAGAAGTCCTTGCAGGTAACTTGAAGGCGGGATAAATGTACCATTTCTGCAGATGCATTGTCCTTTCTGCTTTCTAAGAAGAAGCTCTTTATCTAAAATAAGAgtttaaagcaatggttcccaaacttttttgactggtggttcccttgacctactgggccattgtccACAGCTCTCCATTAGAGCTCCAATCCATTGCATCAGGTGGCAGATTTTttctgcaaggattctgtggctccccggctggtttctgctgcttcccagggagccatgcctcacagtttgggaatcactggtacaAGAGTTATGTGTTTCCCAAAGATGATCATACCACACAAATAATATGAAAATGCAGAATTTTATAGGAGGTGACAAAGTCATTGTTTCATCAAGACACTTTAAAATGTGGCTAAACGaataaactgtggttttaaacaATGGCCCGTATGGGTGGGTATGAGAAGCTGTATTTGGAGACCTCTATGCAAATATTTGATTGGGTTGAGACTTGTGTATGGAGGTGGGGCTCATACCTGacctcccttccccttccaagCTCCCAGTATTGAACAGAAGGTCTGTGTGGTGGCCCATGTGCTTAGCCTCTGATGGCATTTTTAGCAGGGCATACCTTGCATTTGCAACATGTGCGTTGGGATGTTGGTTGGCAGGCTGATATAGCAACCTTTCTGACCAGTATCTGGCAATTGGGACTATAAAAGGGACCATGTGTATGATCGcaactctctctccccctgctctTATGACTTACCAGAACTACACAAGACCTAGAGAGACCTTTTTGGGCATAAGCTAGCAATGCTTTGACCCTGATCATTCTGCCTACAGGCAGCAGCGTATTGTCATTTCTTAGTCTCCAAAGCTAGCATGTTTGGTTACCCAGTGGAAAAGGCTGCAGTCACATCCACTGTATTTTAGAAACCTAGTCTACACATATTGGTCTTTCTGTGAGACTGGTGTTTAATACTTATGAAACATGTCTGAAACTTTGCTGAGGGGTCTAGCACTGAGCTTGGTCAGAAGACTTGACTTAGAATTCGCCAAGTTTTAGTGTCTCAATCTCAAGAGGTTGTGAGGAAAAGAGCAATTGGCACAGAGCATCCCTTTTGTTACGTACGTTGTGGACGTGCAAAAATGTTAACTAGCTCTGCCTTCTTGCACATACCATTGGTTTGAaaaacacaggctgcaattctatacacatatctaggtgtaagccccattaaactcagtggaatcgtcttttgagtagacatgcctgggattgcactgACACTGGGTTCCTAATTTCCCATTTTTAGCTTCAGACTTGCATTCCCCTGGAACTGAACAGTCTCAGATTTTGCCCATGTAGCTGTAAGCATTGTGGAAACAGTTCGGGAAATGTCTTCCCTGCTTTAATCCATAGAAACTCATTTCTTTTAATCATTGGTCAAGGTTGAGTGCATAATATGAACTGACAGTAAAGCTGGGTGGAAAATAGTTTCTAGTCCTCTCTTCCCAGCAGTTCTTGCCACATGTATAGCAGAGGACTTGGATATGACATGGCATGAGATGTGCTAGAAGGATAGACAAAGCACTTAAATCTTTAGGATGTTGatgccatgcttttctctccctcttccctcccccttcagcTCTTATTGCAGGTGGGGCAGTCGGGTTGTTGTTTGCTGTcttcctgatcctcctcctcGTCTATCGCATGAAGAAAAAGGATGAGGGTAGTTATGACCTTGGGAAGAAGCCAATCTACAAGAAAGCGCCTACAAATGAATTCTATGCCTAAGGCTTGCCAATGCCACATACCAACTTGGGAGACAAACagactttgtaaaaaaaaaaaaaaaaaaaacaacatttggaCCACAGACAAGAAGCTCTGAAACAAATGGCTCTCTTGGATCTAATGTCAAAGTGATTTTTAAGAAATCTCTCTTTGTGATCCTTCCCATCCCACTAATGAAGACACAAAGTAAAAAGTCTGTCTTGGAATAGCCCCATGTGGGGTATGCATGTGCTCTAAAATGCAAAGAAAATTTTGCCAAATTTTGTATTTGGTTGGGTGAAGGGGTTTTAGAACTATGTTAACATGGATTGTGTGAAAGTGTTTGCATTGGGCTGCAGTGCTCCAACTTGCCTTGTTTTTATAGGAGGTGAAAATCGGTTCTGCCTGCAGCTGGCCAGCCATATAAGGCATTTTGTAAAGAATTTATTTATAAAATCTTCTACACTACGGTGTAACTCAGACTTGGTAGAGAACAAGGTTGCTTTCTGCAGACTGTCAGCATTTCTACATATCATTCAGGTCTTGTGAAGAATGGCTACAGGGGACAAAGTGATTCTTCCTTTAGGGAACACACTCAGTTCAGTAGCCTACAAGAGCAAGATGTTGAAGGGAAGAAAGTTTTACTCTATAGTGTTGAAGAAATACTTAAATGGCTTCAtggtgaaaaagaaaacaaaaaagaaaatagccTGCCTATATACGTTTgtagaaaaaaaatctcttgttTTTTGTAACTTTCGTAAGATTTATTTTGATCCTTGTCTCTTCCGGCTAGACATCTCTTTCTAGATGGATAGCATTTTGTATTGCTCATTGCCTGAACTGAAGCAGCAACTAGAGTATGTTAACAGCTTTTAAAGCTTCTATTGTTGGTGTTAGGCAATTGAGgagaaaatatttatatttttttccagaACAAAAGCAAAGatgttgggtttgttttttttatagaACTATTTATAGTTTCTAAGAATGCTGCTCTGTTTGGTAACTTCTTTTTACATGTAAAACACTAATATAATGAAACTTCTAATGATTTGTGAAAACTATTTAAGCTTTATTCTATGTATTATACCCTGAAGGCAATAACCTCTGCTAGAATTAATGTTTATATGCAAAAACAGATTTCTTCAAACATGACTAAAATATAATGGGGGTGAAGAGGGGAGTTGTTTTTTAGCCTTGTAATATATTATCAGTGCTATAGAGCTATATTTTTTCAGTAAAAATGTACACATTTTTTATAAAAGTTTGAGACTGGGTTTGTGCAGCCCGCCTGCATTGGTGATGGTTAACTCTCTTGTGTGTGATGTTTTTCTAATGTCGGTGTCTTTTCTGAATGTAGTTATCCCTTCTTGTTAATAACTGCTACTACATGACTGCTGAGCAATTCTGCTGGATGGGTTGGGGGTCTAGCTTTTGCACTTGGCTTCACTGTATAGACAGCACAAATTCCACTGTTGGAACTTGGATGTGGCTGGGCTGCATGCTGTGTTTCTTGCTCCCCAGCTTCAGACGTGTCTGTCAGGCTTAAATAACGCAAAACAAACTTTGAAAGCACCTGGTACGAAAAGTGACGCGACTCTGCAAATTGCAGCTCACATTTTAGGCTAATGCAGAGACACTGAACCGCAGCAAGATCTTGTTCTGCTTTTAGACTATTGGCCTTCTCGATGTCAGGTTAGTCATTGCTTTTCTAGAGAAAGAGGGACTCAGAGAAAAACTTTCCCAGCTGCTGGCTTTACCTGATGTCTCATGACTAAAAACCAATGTATGTTGGAGAGGGCCCTTGATCCATCATATGGCTGTTGCATATGCACATTGTGTCTTTTACCTACTTGCTCCTCTAGCAGAGCAACTTTTGAATGTTATGTATACCTGTACTGTagagaggcagaggcagaagcCCTCTACATGTCCTAGTTTTGGGGGTAAGGGGTTATaacaggggtcagggaacttttttacctcttaccccccaaaaaatttataaacgcagacgttacccccttgatttgaaagtaaggaaataaaataaataaacaataaaaataaataaacaatactcaccttacctcgatcccacgtcggtcggcgcggcttttcttcttcctcccgctctgtccgctcggcgggagacactgacggcccggcgctgtgtgatgacatcatcactacagcgccgggcagctccagtctcccgcacagagcggagagagcgggcggctgcgatacagcctgagtgtatcgcctgctcccttccgctcaccgcatctgaaggtgagcggaagggagcagggcagcgggcggtgtgcacacagcgcaccagcccgctgccggccccctggagcgggtggagagcgggtgcgctgactccctccgctacctccccgcccggcgcccgcacacagttaggtaaggcaaccttattacccccagattttcacttttaccccatttggggtaatttacccctgttccccgaccactggGTTATAACTTGGAGCTATTAAACCCCTACACCGTTTTGGATGGCCTGCTGCCTTAGCTCCGTGACTCAAAGGATTAGGCTGGTTTTGTGTAATAGAATTTGTCGTTGGGTATCCTAGTAAACAGTCACTTCAAAAGTTCTTCTGAGGACACTACTTTGATGTAATCTGATTGCATCAGTGTTGATGTTCTCACTGACTTTTTTATAAAGGAAATTGCCATGCAGCAGGTGTACGCTTTGGGTTTAATTTACAAAGCAGGAGATCAGGCATTGCATTGCACAAGGCCATACTTAATAACCCAGATTCTGACAATCTTAAAAGCTTCTCATGATGATCCTTTGTGCTGTAGCTTTTAAACCTGGCATAGTCTAATGTCTAACTTCATGATCCTCATTTACTAAAAGGGGAGTGTgtgaagcatttaaaaaaaaatcaaactaccCCTGAACCATATAAGGTTGCTCTTCCCTTTTAGTGTTGGTGGTTGGTTGGTTCATTCATGCCATGAGTTGATCATGTTTTTGTGGGGCAGCTAGGATGAACATCTGCGTAACATTGAGTTTGTGTGAAGGATTCTGCTTTGGCTTAAGCTCAAGTCTTTAAACTTAGACTTTTGGTGGAAGAATGATACATCTAACTCTATAGCAGAGTTATAGATGTATAACTCCATAGTTATACTCCTTATAGATATAACTCCATATCTTGCCTTGGATTGCTCAGATGAGATTTCCTGTATATTTGCTT from Tiliqua scincoides isolate rTilSci1 chromosome 4, rTilSci1.hap2, whole genome shotgun sequence encodes the following:
- the SDC4 gene encoding syndecan-4, giving the protein MQQPHRLCAALLLFLVAAVAAESVRETETMDPKLYAEEISGDLPDDEDSRLDLIIDEEDDYEVSGSGDRDDIDTEDPLATVISPEVSLDNFIPGDNKGTKDINEPAVIENDIVVGNNAASPEEDLSNKISMASTANGSIFERTEVLAALIAGGAVGLLFAVFLILLLVYRMKKKDEGSYDLGKKPIYKKAPTNEFYA